The Salmo trutta chromosome 6, fSalTru1.1, whole genome shotgun sequence genomic sequence CATATGCAAAAATCAAATCAAGTGAAATAATTGTTTTAGTAACACcttgcatgtgcgtgtgtgattCGCTATGTGTTCGGGTCGTTTTCCTGAGCCATTAGCGTTAGAAAGTTTAGACCGGCTATAATGACATCATCTTTCCATGGGGCCAAGTGTGGGGATCCATACTGGGTTTTGTTTCCATTGGATATTTTGCCCCTGAGTCGATCTCGGCAGGAAGTGAAGGGAATTACAAACCAGTAGCACCGAACACAGGGGTGGCACTTAAATTAATTATTAATTGAATATTAAATAGCTCGTGTATGGACCTAATGCATTTTTTTACACTCATTCTCAAATTTGTTGAACCAAAATACGCAGGCCTGTACGAGAAGCTACCATCCATAACGTGACTGATATTAACGTGACTCCGTTTCATATCAAGACATGGACTGATGACTCGTTTGGAGAATTAGTCTCCTATAGACTGCCCTCACATTTTACTTGCCTCGGGGTCTACAatatttgacatttttcaaaaacccTGTGTTTTATAAAGCAGAATTGTTGCTATATTTGATTGTACTGTAAGAGCTGCAGCCACTTTATCTAATTTGACCTAATTAGGATAGCTGCCGTTGGCCTCACTCTCCGCATGAGAACTACACACGCCAGAATATCCGACATCTATGCTTGTAAAAGGGTGCTACGCATGGCGTATTCACAGCAAATGAAGGCCTATGCAGCATTATAATGTTCTACAAATATAAGAAGAATGCTATCCATGTAAATAAATGCTCCTGGGTGAATACGGCTCTCACTGATGTCCAATTGGCTACCTTAGAAGACCTTCAAGTATAGGTTAAGTACATTGCAATAAACTGGGTCGAGATGTGTTAAGTGCGTTCCGATGAACTGGGTCGAGATATGCTTTAATATCTCTAATCGTTAGGAGTTGTAAATATGCATTTTTACCTATTTAAGGTCGTGAAATAAATTGACATTTATATCTGGCCCATGAATCACGTGCGGTCTGAGGGCTCACCATCTCATTGGAACAGATTCAGTGAGATTGAGCTGCGGTCTAGAGGCAGAATGCGTGGAACTACAACGTACTAATGGAGCTCTCAGGACAAACGGTATTAAACATGACAAATTGCACCCAGCACACGGAGACGTCGATTCAATGGTGTACCTTTATTACGCACATTCCTAGTCTAGGTTCAGATTATCGTGGATGACACAAGTCTAGTCCGTAATGATTTGGTGCACTGCTACATTTAACATCTTGAAAGAAACAAACACGACAAACAAAATGCATATATAGGCTAACAAACGTGACAAAATCCTTTCATGTTATATTGACATTTGATATttccaactgtgtgtgtgtgtgtgtgtgtgtgtgtgtgtgtgtgtgtgtgtggagggggggggggggatttaacTCATTGTAATGCACAGAACGACCTGCCCTCTTTTGAAAAAAAGGGGAAAAGGGAGCCATGCTTTGCAGAGCATCGCTCACACTGGTAGAATCCGCTACTCGCCCGCCGGAGTCCCCTGAATGTCTATCACTACACCGAGATCACCGGGAATAGGCCTACAAGCCGTTTGCTAACAACAAAACGAATCATATCATACAATGACgtgaaagaaaacaaaaagcgAATGGATACAGGACAATACCATGGGACCATCTGGCCTGCGAGAGAGGGTGAGTATGGAGCATCCATGTCTCCACTGGGTCGGTATTTCATATCATATATGAGAAGGAAAGAAATGTGCTTTGTTAAGTGTCGTCCATGTGTAACATTAAAACTGACCATGCACACTCACTAGCCTATATGGTGTTGGGGTGTTGGCATGATTCGCTCAAAGCATAGGCACTCAAAGATAACGGACTTGCCTCCGACGTTGCACTTGCCATTGTTATTGCGGGCGTTAAAAAAATGCCTCTagtaattatggatatgaataagGTTGACAAAGAGCCAGTAGAATCACTATACACGTTACTGCACAAGTGGGCTCATATATATGGGCTAGAGTTAGTCTACATAATCGATAAAAACGATGGAATGACTGCATGCTCATTATGCACTTGTTTGTTCGTCGCGCGGCGCTTTGAGACAATGGGTCCGCGCACGGACCTACTGGGTTGAGTTCTCAATGGTTACCGGATAGCGGGAAGGTAAACTATATGGCGGTTTTGTTACACACTCCAAATATCGGTTCATAAAGGACTGTATCATTTAGATTTTTCATATGGGAGGGGGGATTTCCTTCCCCCCCCATCTAAAATGGCGTTTCCCTTTGTTTCTCTATCCCAAATATTGAATGGGTAATGCGGTGCAATAATCATAGCCTTCTGAATCCAAACTGCGTTCAAGCCTATACTTATATACATTAGTGAATATAATCTGTGTAACGGCAGAAATAGCTCCCAAAGCCTATTGGAACGCTTAGCAGCACTGTTGAGGCAGCAGCCTAGTTGCTGTAGTAGACAGGCTAGTCctaatagtagtagtggaggtagtggGGTTGTAGCCTTGACTCAATAATTGATCAATTCCATTTCAGTATACTTTGCACTGGTTTCATGAGGCAAATTGATGGATATAATGACGATTGGCATGCAGTTTCAAACGCGTTAATCATACGCTATAAACACTATAGCGTTTTATATTCTATATATGCAAATAGTTACTACGCACAACTGATTTAATGAATGCACATTCTCTTGCTTAAAAGACAAAATGTCAAATAGTTTGCATAGTGAATGTAATGACATGAACAGATACATTGGTTCCATGCTCTGGCTTTGCACTGGTTTCAAAACCGCGGACAGCGAATAAGGTCTGCATTGGACCTAAACACATTGTTCCACGAAATGGTTCTAATGGCTCACACACATTAAACAATTCGACACAATTGAAAAAAGAAAATCGCGCGCGCGTGTGTCCATTTTTAGAACAGTGTAACATTGCGTAACTGATTATATAGTCAGTCAATTTCAAACCTTTAGGCTAAACCAATAGCCCAACTCACCTAGTGATATTATCAAACTAGCCTACTCACACAGATCGCTGTGCATTGGCATGACAAAACAGGATTTAAAATCCTCTTTCTGTTCGTTCTATGTCCATCACTATACACTTTAACAAGGTGCGTCGAGTAATTGCAATAGCTAAGAAACAGGGAGATTAGGTTTAAACTGAGACTGAAGTGATTTTTCCTTAGTTTCAAGGGCACCGGAAGATGATTGGGGACGTtagctatagagagagagggagagagaacatctGTTTGCCCAGTGACGTCACCGTCCCCCATGCAATCCTCTTGTGCAGAAGGCAGATGCCTTATTTGTTTGGCTAGAGCGCCATTAATCCTGAAGTCAGCCGGCGAGGGGAAAAGACCGGGCTGAGGGAGATCAGTCTCATTTAGTGGTATCGAAAATGGGACATgtacagctcagctcagctcgtCCTCGGTCCCAGATGGATTTGTGAGGAGAGGAGCCTATATACCTTTGCCTTCGGTGGTTCCACGGTGCGTTGATGGAATGCAGGAGGAGGGCAGTTTTGAGGCTTTCGAATTGTCTCATTCGCGCTTTGCGGAATCTCTTCTTTTTTAATTTTTACTTGACCTGCGAGTAGACTGGTGCTATGCTTTCTCTTGTAAAGTGCCGTTCCATTTTTCCAAGCAGAAAGCGACCTTTATGGATCTCTATAGGCTTCTTTTTTTAATGTAAGACGAACACTTTTCCCCTGTTTGTAGGCTTTTCTCTCTTTCCCGTACAGGATTTCAGGATTGACTTTCTAAGGTTTGTGACGCATTTGGtgttttcttctctttttttGGTAGGTGTTTGATGGAGGAATACGACGTGGTTGAAGTCTACTCCTGACGCTTTTTTGCCAAAACAGACATCCTTTGAAGAAGATCAAATGGCCCGTCCCCCTTTTGCCTCCGGAGACGGATTCGGACTAACCATCAGTTTGAATCTAGCCCCCAAAAACAGTGCTAGTGACGACTTTAACCCATTACGCACGGGTGTCACCAAGCTCAATGGCCGCCGTGCTTCAATGTTTAATAGTTTTTTTCTATCAAATTACAAtcaattgtcattatggggtaaagtATATAGCATACGTTTATATCAGCAGCTATGAGATGATGTTTGATAGTCTACACGAGTAACCTTCCATTACAGAATGCCACTCCAACTTCAAAGAACACTGACATCGGCACATAACTGTTCGCACTGAAGGTCTGAAGAAACGGGTGGTTGGTCTATATAGAACAAGGAATATTATGGGCGGAAATGGCAAAGAATGAATGTTATGGGTGGAAATAGCaaaatgtaacacacacacacacacacgcacacacacacacacacacacacacacacacacacacacacacacacacacacacacacacacacacacacacacacacacacacacacacacactgagtgttcTGAGGTTCTGGTTCTCCGTGTTCACAGCGGACCTTGATTTAATGTCTTACAATTAAGGCACGCGGTGAATGCCAAGAGCGGAGCCTGCTGTCATCTACGCGAGCGCACACAGCTTTCACTAAAGCGAGACACTAAAGCGATAACGGAAAAGGTTTGTTGTCTGCAAATTCCCCTGTAGTCTATGTTGTATCGTTTTCgttttttcagagtaaataaagCACCCAATACTACCAGCTCATGTCTTCATATGATAACTGATGTCATTTCAAATGGCTGTAGCCTACACTGTCGATATGCAACATGATCTATTGCAGCTAAAACATATGCAGCTTAAACATGTTCAAATATGTGGGAGGATGTTGTAAATGTGCCCTGTGGTCGAGTGTAAATGAAGGACCTTTGGTTGAGGTAGAGGCCTTGCATATACACAATCCGCTCTCAAGGCGCTGTCCACCACCACTGGTGCTGAAAGCAGTCCGCCGCAGAGCAGCCCATTTTGTTTTAGTAGGCTTGCGCCATACGCGAACGCTTCAGAATAACATTATTATACACGAAATATACAGTAAGCTATTATATTGAATAGGCCTACATGAAAGCAGGGCACAACCGGATTTATCTAAACAAAGGCACACAGCCTACATGCAGACCCACGCATACATCTACACGCACATCAGGAATCACATAaatatgcacacaaacacacacgccacAAGAATGCACGTACACAGTTACAGCCACACAGTTCTACATTTCACTTAAAAATAGTAGCCTTCTTGTCTCCTTGTGAGGTTTATGTGTAATGACATTTGCAAGCAGTGACAACATAGCCTAATGTAACGATCAACCCGAATCTGTAGCCTCCTATGCATGGGATACGTAGGCTAAAACTTAGGCCTGCATATTTAACCGTCCATTCAACCCATAGCCTATTTCTGATTTTAACTAGGATCATTTGAGTCAGAATCTGAACATATAATCCAGATTTAAATATAGACTTCATCTCGAAAATTTGGAAGAGATatggaaattgtatttgtcaaaaaCATTTATTCATATCCAATCAAATAGGCCTATGTTGAATCATTTCTTCGTGGTTTGCAGATTTACAATAATACCCATAGGTATGCTATGCCACCTAGTGGCCGTTGCATACATGGGCAGACTTGAATACACTGTAGGCCCCTAACACAACACAGAGTGAGGGTCAACATGGCAGGTCAAATCATTATATCAAGTTGACAAGGTTTCAGGGTAATCGCTAGCGTACAATATAGGATACAATTCATCAGAACTTGCTGTGGGAATGTGTGTTTGATAGGTCTATAGGTATACAGTGTCGTCATTTTAAAAAGTATCATGTTAGCTGTATCTTTCTCTGACAATCAGATAGCACCACAGGAAGAAGAGAAGGCATTCCCAGGTGATGTAATACCTGTATCACTACCCTTGGGTACCAGTGATTTGCTTGTTTTCCTATGTTGAATTAGGTCATGAAGCCTCTCCCTCCTTTGATCAGCAGTACAAAATAACAGGATTTtggctgagagacagagagagagagagattgaaaattAAAAAAGGGATTCTGCATAGTCTGTTAGACACCCAGTAATAAAAAGTCATCTTGGGTTATCTCTAATGACTCTGGTGTTTGGCCAATGAAAATAATGGCATACCTCCTGAGTACTTTTAGGTTATTCTACTGCTGCAGTAAATCATGGGCCTCTATGAATGACCTCAGCTACATAAAGAGAGTCTGTTATCTCAGTGTTGAGTCAGTCAGGGCAGGACATGGCACAGTGAATAGCCCCACTGACCTGACCTGAATACTACCTACTCTAAGAGCAGAAGCAAACACAGTAATTGATCTGAAATGACCACTCTGGCATTGGGAAATTGCTActcaatacaaaaataaatctcTTCATGTGATTGTGTTGCCAGTTGTTCTACATTCTAGCTGCGTATTAAAGCAGAGGGTGACTGCTCTCTGATGATAAGAGACACCATAAAACAGCATTTAGGCATCGTTAATGCCCTAAGTGACATTCCTGGGGATAAGGCCGGTGGCTGTAATTCAGCTATAGGCACTTTAAAGTCATAGAGATGTCTACTCCCTGGTTCACTCTGGCCTTGCAAGTTGCCtatgttttgaccagggcccaggcaCTCCGAGGCagctggagagagaacagagatacgGATGAGCATATAAAGATTGTCTCGTCTTTGGAATGGGGCAGATTGATAACTTGTCATTCTCCCTCTGTGCTGCACATGATTTTTGTTTAATAAACCTATGAAAATGTAAGTTGTTTACCATATCCTTGTATTCATAATTTACACACCTTGGGGAAATGTATGATTCCTGACAAGACTTCAAATATTATTGAATGATCATTTATTACATAAGTATAAACACAAATCAAATGATATTCATGGATGAACAACAGCAGTTATTTTTCAACGCAGAAAATTGAGgaagttaaatacatttaaattcctgGATTTCAATCTCCTCTAAATTGCATTGAATTTTTTTGAATTTATAACATGCATATCCAGGTCTATTGTGAATAAGATTTGCAATGATTTCTTCACACAAAAATCCTGATAAAAACATATCGTAGCTCTTATCATAGTGGTTGTTGTGTGCCACCGTGTGGTAGAAATGACTTACTACATTAAGACTCGAATATGAGACGGAGAAAAATAATGGGGATTCCCTCAGCACATTATAGCTCAGAGACAGAGCAAAGGAAAAACTGTAAACGTGTGATATGACAGTTAATAGTCGATGTAGAGTGACCAATTGGAGGATGgagacacaacaaacacacagtctcaaGACAGACATTTGGATCCATCATGTGTAGCTGGATTAGGAGCCATGTGGCCCTCTATTGAAGTATGAAGATTTCTGACACACTTTGATTTGGGGGTGAATTATCCCTTTATGATGTGCAATTAGACTCCTCCAGATATTTCTCCCATCTTTAAGCTGTAAAGAGtactacactgaacagaaatatcaAGGCAAcgtgtaacatgtaaagtgttggtccaatgttttgtgagctgaaataaaagatcccagaaatgttcaatacacactaaaagcttatttctgagattttgtgcacaaatttgtttacatgcctgttagtgagtgtttctcctttgccaagataatctgtttttctgacagctgtggcatatcaagaatctgattaaacagcatgatcattacacaggtgcactttgtgttggagacaataaaaggccactctaaaatgtgcagttttgtcacacaacacaaggccacatatgtctcaagttttaaaggAGTGTGAAATTgtcatactgactgcaggaatgtccaccagagctgttgccagataattgaatgttaatttttctaaCTTAAGTAGCCtccaaagtcattttagagaatttggctgtacgtccaaccagcctcacagccacagaccacatgtatggcttCATATGAGCAAGCAGTCTGCTGAtgccaatgttgtgaacagagttctccatggtggagaggggggggggggttatggtatgggcaggcataagctacggacaatgaacacaataacattttatcaatggcaatttcaatgcacagagataccgtgacgagatcctgaggcccattgctgTGCCATTCTTACACcaccatcacttcatgtttcagcatgataatgcacggccccatgtagcaaggatctgtacacaactcctggaagatgaaaatgtcccagttcttccatgccctgcatactcaccagacatgccacccattgagcatgtttgggatgctctggatcgaggtGTATGACAAAGTAttccagttcccgtcaatatccaTCAACTTCGCAGAGCCATTGAATAGGAGTGGGAGAACATACCaccggccacaatcaacagcctgatcaactctaagcGAAGGaggcatgaggcaaatggtggtcacaccattTGCCTcgtaccttttttttaaggtatctgtgaccaacagatgcatatctgtattcccagtcatgtgaaatccataaattagggcctaatgaatgtatttcaattgactgatttcctcatatgtaACTTAActgaaactcagtaaaatcgttgaaattgttacgtgttgcatttatatttgtgttcagtatactACTCAGTCAAGAGTTCTGGAGGAAATGCACCTGTCCTGTAATCACAATGAGGTCATCAAGCCCTGCTCTAGATGGTCCCCTTCGTCCCTACACTCTCTCCATGATCAGCTAAGTGCTGACTGTGTGATGAGAGAAGAGATGAGGCAGGAGGGTGCTGAGCCTGTGAATGCTGTTTCTACATCCAGCCCCATCTTGTCTCATTAGCCCAGACTGATTGGGCATGAAGGTGTTCCCTCGCTGTCTCAGGATAAAGTGAGTGTCTTTGCCTCTCGCCAGACCATCATTCTTTAGTATTCCAGCGTCAGTGCAAGCTGAGAAGCCCCTCACAGACACTACAGTATATCATTACCAGAAGCTGTGTAGGAAGCCTAATTGACCTGGTTGAAACCCAGAAAAATTGACCTTGAGATTACACCTCAGTACCATGAGGATGCTGCTGACAgataggggagtgtgtgtgtgtgtgagagagagagagagagagagagagagagagagagagagagagagagagagcaagagagagcgagagagagagcgagcgagagagagataaagcaagagagcgagacagacagagagcaagagagatagagagacagataaagagagggagagataacgaaagagagagacagcgagagtgagcgagagagagagacatcgagagagagagggagagcaagagagcgagaaagagagatagagagagagagagagacagagagagagcgagagagagagagagacagagagagagacagagagagatcgagagagagagagagagagagacagagagagagacagagagagatcgagagagagagacagagagagagcgagagagagagagagagatcgagagagagagacagagagagacagagagagagacagagagagatcgagagagagagagagagagagacagagagagagacagagagagatcgagagagagagacagagagagagacagagagagatcgagagagagagagagacagagagagagagatcgagagagagagagagagagagagagacagagagagacagagagagagacagagagagagagacagagagagagagagatagagagagagagagggagagagggagagagagagagagatatagagagatagagagagagagaggggagagagagacagagacagagagaggagagagagagagatagagagagagggggagaagagagagagagagagagggggagagagagagagagagagaggggagagagagatacagagagagatacagagagagatacagagagagacagagacagagacagagagagagacagagagagagacagagagatcgagagagagacagagagagacagagagagacagagagagagacagagagagagagagagagagagagagagagagagagagagagagagagagagggggagagagagagagagagaggggaagacacaAAAATACAAAgcaacagatagagagagagaggggggaagacacAAAACTAGAAAgcaacagatagagagagagagagagagagagcgagagagagagagagagatagagagagagagatagggaatcgagagagagagagacaggagagagagagagagatcgaatagagagagatagagagacagagaagacagaggATATagcagagagagatcgagagagagagacagagagatatagcaGAGAGatcgagaggaggagagagagagagagagagagagagacgagagagacgagagagacgagagaagagagagagacagagagagatcgagagagagagagagagacagagagagagacagagagagagacagagagagagacgagagagagagatcgagagagagagagagagagagagagaggagagagagagaggggagagagagagcgagagaggagagaggagagagagagagagagagaggagagagagagagagagagaggagaggagagagagagagagaggagagagagagagagagagcacatccAATATCCAAGAGGGTGTTGCTAATTCTGTAAAGTTTGGTTAAGGGTTTGGTTAAGGGTTTGGTTAAGGGTTTGGTTAAGGGTTTGGTTAAGGGTTTGGTTAAGGGGAAACCTTTATTTCGGGGGTAAATAAATGATATGATCCCTCAGGATCACAGTTCTGAGTTGTTTTCATAGATGTAGGATATACTTTATGTCAGTAGATGGCAATGTCAGCCCAAGTAATGTCTAGCCAGCATGACTTCTTTGGATGGTTTTGTTCTCTCTGAAGCCCTGAAGTCTGAGGGGTTGCAAATAATTGATTATACTCAATCATTCAATGTATGCAGTTATTTACTTATTAAGATTACTTATTATAACTTTATTTATTGTGAATAATACCTCAGAAAGCAAATCAGTAAATTTTTTTGCAGACAATTTAGTCATCATGCCATGATTATCTTATTATAAGACAGCTACGACTGCACATCTATTGTCTGGACAATATAAGCTCCTTATGGGGAGAGGCACGCGTTAAAGAGGCTTGTATCTGGGGGCCATCAAcgatttgtaaaaatgtaaatcattttaaTCGAAGCAGAAATAGAATAGCCTGGATACCAGTTAGTTGAGTGTATCATTCCACTCCTTACCAGTCCTTGTCGTGTCAAACATTTGGCATGACACAGAATACAAGGAGTGAAATGTTAGCAAAAAATATTATGCAATTCAGGCTAAAAACTGTAGGCTATTGCATGAATTACAATTCTCACGACACAGTTTGAACTTGCTTAAAATAATTATTACTGTTTTATTAACCAATGGCTTGCACCAAATAGAAGCGTAAACTTTGAGTGGAGTCAATATAGTGTAAGTTGTAAATGAAGGTCGTTTGATGAAGACAGCGGAGAAAGCAAGGAGGGAGACATGGTCAAACTTGAGGATAAATATAGTCTAGTGTCTCAGTAGTCAATGAAGAGTTATATTATCCGCCTGACTTATCCATCATTCAAAAACGGAGAGGCGCATTTAGATTGCGCATTGACGGGTGAATGTCGCCACGGATGTCACttttaaaagcagtggtttgggTTTCTAATAGGAGGCAGCTCCTTTCAAACATATGTACTCAAGCGTGTATACAGATGGTAACTCGAATAATAGACCCGAGCGCCCCTTTATAACGCTGTAAGCAGCTCCTCAGATCACAACGTGTGTGCGCGCAGAGCCACTATACCCAAacggagagggacagagagatacagagagaagagggagagagcacgCGGGATTGTTTGTTACCGTTTAAATCCCATTAATTCAAACGTTAACCTGATTGGgtacagagagggaggaagagagaatgagagagaactgTGTCCCAATAGGCGAATCCTCTTCACATTAACCCGCCTCGAGATAATGATGTAAAAGACCCCGTTCTTGCGCGTGAAGCTGATCGCCGTAGAGATCTGCTGAAGGTGAATCAGAGCGAGATAAGGAGCGCgagcgcagagagcagagggaaagagcagagcagagggaaagagggCCGACGTGTCTCCAGCATCTTAGTTGACAAGTCGAGCAATAATAAGCGATCAAGAACAACTCACTCTCTCTGACAGCGCACAAGGCAAGAAACGTATACAAGAGCCGTCGCCGGGAGAGAGTCTCCAGAAACTGCCACCCACTAAAGCAGCGTCTGGAGGAGAGGAAGTGCTATGGACAGGAGAATGAACTTGAACGGACCAGGAGATATTTTCCACAAAACTCTCAGCGCCGTCTCCAACAAAAAGATGGATTCCTTCAGATCGGCGGCTGGTGTTGACCTGCCGGGGTCCAGGGACCACCAGTCACCCATCAGCTGTTTCGACCAGACCGATTCGGACCCGATTCAACCCGGTGGACTGGCTGGGGGTCGAGGGGGACCGCTGGGTCTGCCTACCGGATCTTTGTGCGTCAAATTCGGAGAGAGCAGTAACAGGACCTCGGCTGCAGAGAGCAGTGGCGGGGAGCAGAGCCCGGACGATGACAGCGACGGCAGATGTGAGATGGTCCTCCTGGCCGACGGGAGAACTGTGGCCGCCGGTAAACCGGAGGGAGGTAAGAAAAACAAAGAGCAGAAAACACTCAGACTAAACATCAATGCGCGGGAGAGACGGAGGATGCACGACCTGAACGACGCGCTGGATGAGTTGCGCTCTGTCATCCCGTACGCGCACAGCCCCTCCGTCCGGAAACTCTCCAAAATCGCCACTTTGCTGCTCGCCAAAAACTACATCCTCATGCAGGCGCAGGctctggaggagatgaggaggctgGTGGCCTATCTGAACCAGGGCCAGGCCATTTCAGCGGCGTCCATACCCGCCACCACGGCCCTTGCTGCACCGGGTCTACCAGGTCTGAGTGCGGGGATAAGTGCGTACGACCAGCCGCCTGTGTACCCCTTCGCCACCGGATTGGCCGGGTC encodes the following:
- the LOC115195501 gene encoding class E basic helix-loop-helix protein 22-like, producing MDRRMNLNGPGDIFHKTLSAVSNKKMDSFRSAAGVDLPGSRDHQSPISCFDQTDSDPIQPGGLAGGRGGPLGLPTGSLCVKFGESSNRTSAAESSGGEQSPDDDSDGRCEMVLLADGRTVAAGKPEGGKKNKEQKTLRLNINARERRRMHDLNDALDELRSVIPYAHSPSVRKLSKIATLLLAKNYILMQAQALEEMRRLVAYLNQGQAISAASIPATTALAAPGLPGLSAGISAYDQPPVYPFATGLAGSSCPDKCVLFNNVTSSLFKQCTDKP